In the Elstera cyanobacteriorum genome, one interval contains:
- a CDS encoding divergent polysaccharide deacetylase family protein: MMMDEDEPLFAEPVKEPFLSRWQRGWRGQGLTVAALLLGGIGGGLVIGSLTRPRPTPAPVVAVLPAAPVETPAGEGGPLGPDALPGAAPVSPADPALHHGTEMPEPEDAPTAALPPPPVKPATLPPPYTGHQPPWRRNAVAAPPTEGKARVVVVIDDMGVDRGRSAQTVALPGPLTLSYLPYGHNLPQQTAEAHQRGHELMVHMPMQPSVEMDPGPDALTVSLTPEEIQRRVRSNLGKFDGYVGINNHMGSRFTTWETGMQPVIAELRARGLLWLDSRTSAKSVGSGIAQKMAIPYVDRDVFLDDDPSLEGVRKQLKQLEAVAHRTGKAVAIGHPKDNTIAALKEWLPTLAGKGLVLVPITNVVKVPAGQSASLP; encoded by the coding sequence ATGATGATGGATGAGGACGAGCCGCTGTTCGCGGAGCCGGTGAAGGAGCCGTTTTTAAGCCGCTGGCAGCGCGGTTGGCGCGGGCAGGGGCTGACGGTTGCGGCACTGCTGCTGGGGGGGATCGGCGGTGGGTTGGTGATCGGCTCGCTCACCCGCCCGAGACCAACCCCGGCACCCGTGGTGGCGGTGCTGCCCGCTGCGCCGGTCGAGACACCCGCCGGGGAAGGCGGTCCCTTAGGGCCGGATGCGCTGCCGGGCGCCGCGCCGGTTTCCCCCGCCGATCCTGCCCTGCATCACGGCACCGAGATGCCGGAGCCGGAGGATGCCCCTACCGCCGCTCTGCCGCCGCCGCCCGTTAAACCCGCCACACTCCCGCCGCCCTACACCGGCCATCAGCCGCCGTGGCGCCGCAATGCCGTCGCCGCACCGCCGACCGAGGGAAAGGCGCGGGTGGTCGTGGTGATTGACGATATGGGCGTTGATCGGGGCCGGTCGGCCCAAACGGTTGCGCTGCCGGGGCCGTTGACGCTTTCCTACTTACCCTATGGCCATAATCTGCCGCAGCAAACAGCAGAAGCCCATCAGCGTGGGCACGAGTTGATGGTGCATATGCCGATGCAGCCCAGCGTCGAGATGGACCCTGGCCCCGATGCGCTCACCGTGTCGCTGACGCCGGAGGAAATCCAGCGCCGGGTGCGCAGCAACCTCGGTAAGTTCGACGGTTATGTCGGGATCAATAACCACATGGGCAGCCGCTTCACGACGTGGGAGACGGGCATGCAACCGGTCATCGCCGAACTTAGGGCGCGGGGGCTGCTGTGGCTCGACAGCCGAACCTCGGCCAAATCGGTCGGTTCCGGCATCGCGCAAAAAATGGCGATTCCCTACGTCGACCGCGATGTGTTTCTGGACGACGACCCGTCGCTAGAGGGGGTGCGCAAGCAGTTGAAGCAGCTTGAGGCCGTTGCCCATCGCACAGGGAAGGCGGTTGCCATCGGTCACCCGAAGGATAATACCATCGCCGCGCTGAAAGAATGGCTGCCGACGCTGGCCGGGAAGGGGCTCGTGCTGGTGCCGATCACCAATGTCGTCAAGGTTCCGGCAGGCCAGAGCGCCAGTTTGCCGTAG
- a CDS encoding malonate--CoA ligase: protein MSSNIYATLFARFQHKLDATCIETTDGRVITFREFDAATARIANLLTSLGLQKEDRVAAQVDKSPEALFLCLGAQRAGFAFLPLNSAYQTAEVAYFLENAAPKLVVCPAKAKEGITAIANGATVLTLEADGSGSLIDAAQDQPDGFATVESAADDMAAILYTSGTTGRAKGAMLTHGNLSTNVAVTNHFWGWVPGDVLLHALPIFHVHGLFVACNNALYNASPMLWHAKFDAAAVLKDLARATVLMGVPTFYTRLLSLPNFGKDAVATMRLFISGSAPLLIETFTEFTARTGHTILERYGMTEVQMAISNPFDGPRIGGTVGVPLPGVSVRIVDEAGTESPVGETGAILLKGPNIFRGYWQMPEKTKEDFTDDGWFKTGDMGKRDENGYISIVGRAKDLIICGGLNVYPKEIEELLDAMPEVEESAVIAMPHPDFGEAVAAVIVLKPQASLSEEAVVEHVKSNLANFKVPKAVFFTPDLPRNAMGKVQKNILRQTYFPAKA from the coding sequence GTGAGTTCGAATATTTACGCCACGCTGTTCGCGCGCTTCCAGCATAAGCTTGATGCGACCTGCATCGAAACCACCGACGGGCGGGTGATTACCTTCCGCGAGTTCGATGCCGCGACGGCGCGGATTGCCAATCTGCTAACCAGCCTTGGCCTGCAAAAGGAAGACCGGGTTGCTGCCCAGGTCGATAAATCGCCGGAAGCGCTCTTCCTCTGCCTCGGCGCCCAACGGGCGGGCTTTGCGTTCCTGCCGCTGAACAGCGCCTATCAGACCGCCGAAGTCGCCTATTTCCTCGAGAATGCCGCGCCAAAACTCGTCGTGTGCCCTGCCAAAGCCAAGGAGGGCATTACCGCCATCGCAAATGGCGCAACCGTGCTGACCCTGGAGGCCGACGGCAGCGGCTCGCTGATAGATGCCGCGCAAGATCAGCCCGATGGCTTCGCAACGGTCGAGAGCGCTGCGGACGATATGGCCGCGATCCTCTATACCTCCGGCACTACCGGGCGGGCGAAGGGCGCGATGCTGACCCACGGCAATCTTTCGACCAATGTCGCCGTGACCAATCACTTCTGGGGCTGGGTGCCGGGGGATGTGCTGCTGCACGCCCTGCCGATCTTCCACGTCCACGGGCTGTTCGTCGCCTGCAACAACGCCCTCTACAACGCCAGCCCGATGCTGTGGCACGCAAAGTTCGACGCCGCTGCGGTGCTGAAGGATCTTGCCCGTGCCACCGTGCTGATGGGCGTACCGACCTTCTATACCCGCCTGCTGTCCCTGCCGAATTTCGGCAAAGACGCGGTTGCGACTATGCGCTTGTTCATCTCCGGCTCCGCGCCGTTGCTGATCGAAACCTTTACCGAATTCACCGCCCGCACCGGCCATACCATTCTTGAGCGCTACGGCATGACGGAGGTGCAGATGGCCATCTCCAATCCCTTCGATGGGCCGCGCATCGGCGGTACCGTTGGCGTGCCCTTGCCTGGCGTCAGCGTCCGCATCGTTGATGAGGCCGGGACCGAAAGCCCGGTCGGCGAGACCGGCGCCATTCTGCTGAAAGGCCCGAATATCTTTCGGGGCTATTGGCAGATGCCGGAAAAGACCAAGGAAGATTTTACCGACGATGGCTGGTTCAAAACCGGCGACATGGGCAAGCGCGACGAGAACGGCTACATCAGCATCGTGGGGCGGGCGAAAGACCTGATCATCTGCGGCGGCCTGAACGTCTATCCGAAAGAGATTGAAGAATTGTTGGATGCGATGCCGGAGGTGGAGGAAAGCGCCGTCATCGCCATGCCGCATCCTGATTTTGGCGAGGCGGTGGCCGCCGTGATCGTGCTGAAGCCGCAGGCCAGCCTGTCGGAAGAAGCGGTGGTCGAGCACGTCAAGTCCAACCTCGCCAATTTCAAGGTGCCGAAAGCCGTCTTCTTCACCCCAGACCTGCCGCGCAATGCGATGGGCAAGGTGCAGAAGAATATTCTGCGCCAGACCTATTTTCCGGCGAAGGCGTGA
- a CDS encoding phytoene/squalene synthase family protein, whose amino-acid sequence MAPRSAPSLSACGTLVQQGDKARFLTALFAPEAVQDDLLTLYAFNLEVAKTKETVSEPMLGQIRLQWWRETLEAIYAGATPRKHEVVTPLAAVIRKHTLPQDAFLAVIDGRETDLEVPPPATEAAFAAYVEATGGQLGRLAGLICGADPDHAARAARAYATLGLLIGLPRRAQLGRVDLPLDRLGAAGLTARAIRDGVPSEALSRLVLDLAAAAEGDLEALGPVPKQGRAALLPATLARRLGARLRAAKGDPFQAAAELRARPDGLLPVHLWWAMRKRRL is encoded by the coding sequence GTGGCACCCAGATCGGCCCCTTCTTTGTCCGCCTGTGGCACCCTGGTCCAACAGGGCGATAAAGCGCGTTTTCTAACGGCCCTGTTTGCACCGGAAGCGGTACAGGACGATCTCCTCACGCTCTATGCCTTCAATCTGGAGGTCGCGAAGACCAAGGAGACCGTCTCCGAACCCATGCTCGGCCAAATTCGGCTGCAATGGTGGCGGGAGACGCTGGAGGCGATTTATGCGGGCGCAACACCGCGCAAGCACGAGGTGGTGACCCCGCTCGCCGCCGTTATTCGCAAACATACCCTGCCGCAAGATGCTTTCCTGGCCGTGATTGACGGGCGGGAGACCGACCTTGAGGTTCCGCCCCCGGCAACTGAAGCCGCCTTCGCCGCCTATGTTGAAGCGACCGGCGGGCAGCTTGGGCGCTTGGCGGGGCTGATCTGCGGCGCCGATCCCGATCACGCCGCCCGCGCCGCCCGCGCCTATGCAACCCTTGGCCTGCTGATTGGTTTGCCGCGCCGGGCGCAACTCGGGCGGGTCGATCTCCCCCTCGACCGGCTGGGCGCCGCCGGACTGACGGCGCGGGCGATCCGCGACGGGGTGCCGTCGGAAGCGCTGTCGCGCCTAGTACTCGATCTTGCAGCGGCGGCCGAGGGCGATCTTGAGGCTCTCGGCCCCGTGCCTAAGCAGGGCCGCGCCGCCCTATTGCCTGCAACCCTGGCGCGGCGGTTGGGCGCCCGGCTGCGCGCGGCCAAAGGCGATCCATTCCAGGCCGCGGCCGAGCTGCGCGCCCGCCCGGATGGCCTGCTGCCAGTGCATCTGTGGTGGGCGATGCGCAAACGGCGCCTTTAG
- a CDS encoding superoxide dismutase: MAFELPALPYAPDALEPHMSAQTFSFHHAKHHQAYVTNLNNLIKDTPLADKSLEEIILDAAKDPAKAGIFNNAAQVWNHTFFWNSMKPNGGGKPTGDLLAKIEAAFGSFDAFKDQFKAAAVGQFGSGWAWLVVDNGTLKITKTPNADLPLAHGQTALLTVDVWEHAYYLDFQNRRPDFVQSFLDNLVNWDFVAANLAKA; this comes from the coding sequence ATGGCTTTCGAACTTCCCGCCCTGCCTTACGCCCCGGACGCGCTCGAGCCGCATATGTCTGCTCAGACTTTCAGCTTCCATCATGCCAAGCACCATCAGGCGTATGTGACGAACCTGAATAACCTGATCAAAGATACCCCGCTGGCCGATAAGTCGCTCGAAGAAATTATCCTCGACGCCGCTAAGGATCCCGCCAAGGCCGGTATTTTCAATAATGCTGCCCAGGTGTGGAACCACACGTTCTTCTGGAACAGCATGAAGCCGAATGGCGGCGGTAAGCCGACCGGCGACCTGCTGGCGAAGATCGAAGCGGCTTTCGGCTCCTTCGATGCCTTCAAGGATCAGTTCAAGGCCGCCGCAGTCGGTCAGTTCGGCTCGGGCTGGGCGTGGCTGGTCGTTGACAACGGCACCCTGAAGATCACCAAGACCCCGAACGCCGACCTGCCGCTGGCCCACGGCCAGACCGCGCTGCTGACGGTGGACGTGTGGGAACACGCCTATTACCTCGATTTCCAGAACCGTCGCCCGGATTTCGTGCAGTCGTTCCTGGATAATCTGGTGAACTGGGACTTCGTCGCGGCGAACCTCGCCAAGGCGTAA
- the lpdA gene encoding dihydrolipoyl dehydrogenase, with product MADTQFDVVFVGGGPGGYIGAIRAAQLGLKTACIDKRGTFGGTCLNVGCIPSKALLKSSEYYHLAQHGLSDHGFSLGTVTLDLPKMMARKDKVVGDTTKGIEFLFKKNKVTPYKGAATLTGPNSLKIALNDGGEETITAKNIIIATGSDIVGLPGLTIDETSIVSSTGALTLGAVPKHLVVIGGGVIGLELGSVWQRLGAKVTVVEFLDRLIPGMDGEVAKNVQRVLGKQGMDFKLGTKVTKGEKGATGVTLTLEPAAGGPAETLEADVVLVAIGRRPYTDNLGIETVGVQLDPKGRVVVDHHFRSTVPSIFAIGDVITGPMLAHKAEEEGVAIAELLAGQAGHVNYDVIPSVIYTSPEVASVGKTEDELKAAGVDYKVGKVPFSVNARARANADIEGFVKLLTDARTDKVLGCHIIHAEAGNLIAEAALAMEFGASAEDIARTCHAHPTVAEVVKEAGLAANGRTLNM from the coding sequence ATGGCCGACACCCAATTCGATGTTGTTTTCGTTGGCGGCGGCCCGGGCGGCTACATCGGCGCGATCCGCGCAGCCCAGCTTGGCCTGAAGACGGCCTGCATCGACAAGCGCGGCACCTTCGGCGGCACCTGCCTTAACGTCGGCTGCATTCCGTCGAAAGCGCTGCTGAAATCGTCGGAATATTATCACCTCGCCCAGCACGGCCTGAGCGATCACGGGTTTTCGCTCGGTACCGTTACGCTCGACCTGCCGAAGATGATGGCGCGTAAGGATAAGGTCGTCGGCGATACCACCAAGGGTATCGAGTTTCTGTTCAAGAAGAACAAGGTAACGCCGTACAAGGGCGCCGCCACCTTAACCGGCCCGAACAGCCTCAAAATCGCCCTGAACGACGGCGGCGAAGAAACCATCACCGCGAAGAACATCATCATCGCCACCGGGTCGGACATCGTTGGCCTGCCCGGCCTGACCATCGATGAAACCAGCATCGTGTCGTCGACGGGCGCGCTGACGCTCGGCGCCGTGCCGAAGCACCTCGTCGTCATCGGCGGCGGCGTCATCGGGCTAGAACTCGGTTCGGTCTGGCAGCGTCTCGGCGCGAAGGTGACCGTCGTCGAGTTCCTGGATCGCCTGATCCCGGGCATGGATGGCGAAGTGGCTAAGAACGTCCAGCGCGTGCTGGGCAAGCAGGGGATGGACTTCAAACTCGGCACCAAGGTGACCAAGGGTGAAAAGGGCGCAACGGGCGTCACCCTGACCCTCGAACCCGCAGCCGGTGGCCCTGCCGAAACCCTGGAAGCCGATGTGGTGCTGGTCGCCATCGGTCGCCGCCCCTACACCGATAACCTAGGTATTGAAACAGTCGGCGTGCAGCTCGATCCGAAGGGCCGCGTGGTCGTCGATCACCACTTCCGCTCCACCGTACCGTCGATCTTCGCGATTGGCGACGTGATCACCGGCCCCATGCTGGCCCATAAGGCGGAAGAAGAAGGCGTCGCCATTGCCGAACTGCTGGCGGGCCAGGCCGGTCACGTCAATTATGACGTCATCCCGTCGGTCATCTATACTTCGCCGGAAGTCGCCAGCGTCGGCAAGACCGAAGATGAGCTAAAGGCCGCTGGGGTTGACTATAAGGTCGGCAAGGTGCCGTTCAGCGTCAACGCCCGCGCCCGTGCCAATGCCGATATCGAAGGCTTCGTGAAGCTGCTGACCGATGCCCGCACCGATAAGGTTCTGGGCTGCCACATTATCCACGCCGAAGCGGGAAATCTGATCGCGGAAGCCGCGCTGGCAATGGAATTTGGCGCCTCCGCCGAAGATATCGCCCGTACCTGCCACGCGCATCCGACCGTGGCAGAAGTGGTGAAGGAAGCCGGGTTGGCCGCCAATGGCCGCACGCTGAATATGTAA